In Kytococcus sedentarius DSM 20547, the sequence TCGAGTCCGCGTGCATCGGCGAGCGCGCCGACGGGGTCGACCATTCCATCCACCTCGAGCCCGGCGGCAACCACACGTTGTCAGTCACCTACACCGCCTCCGATGCGGGGAGCGTCCCCCCGGGCGCCGAGCGCGCATGACCGTCCGGCCCGGCCTCACGCGGGTGCCGCTGCGCACGGCGGACGCGGACGTCATCGTGGTGGGCGCCGGGGTGGCCGGCCTGGCGGCGGCCGCGCAGCTGACCGCGGCCGGGCGGCACGTGGAGGTGCTGGAGCAGGACGTGACGGTCGGGGGCCGGGTGGGGTCCTCGCTCGTCGACGGGTTCACGGTGGACCACGGTTTCCACCTGGTCTACCCACGACCGGAGGGCCTGGCGGGGCTGGTGGGCCTGGAGGACCTGGACCTGCACCCGCTGCTGCCGGGGCTGGACCTGCTGCTGGGTAGCGACGCGCACGGGTCCGAGGTGCGGACCGTGGCCGACCCACGACGTGCACCGGGACGGCTGGTCTCCACGCTGCGGGCGGGCCTGCGCGCGCACGACCTGCACAGCGCCCGCGAGGTGTGGTCCCTGCTGCGCTGGGCCCGGGCCGCCGAGGCCGCGGGCGACGACCTGCCGTGGCCGCAGGCGCTGGCGGCCGGGGGCCTGCAGGGGCGCCCCGCGCTGGTGGCCGAGCGACTTCTGACGGCCATGCTGCTGGAGGACCCCGGTGGGCGCAGTGGGGGCAGCGGCAGTGCGGACATCGGGAACGGTGGGCGCAGTGGAAACAGCGCAGCCATCGGGGGCAGCGGGGGCAGCGCCGCATCGGATGGGAGGACGGCGCGGGAGAGGTTGCGCGCCTTCCTGCACGCGGCACCGGCCCTGCCTGCACACGGCATGGTCGCGCTCCCGGTGCACCTGGTAGGCCACCTGGAGCGGCCGGTGCACACCGGTTCCCGGGTCGATGCGGTGCGCCGCCGGGGCGGTTCGTGGGTGGTGGTGGGCGACCACGGCACGTGGAGCGCTCCACAGGTGGTGCTGGCCACGCCAGCCGGGGTCAGTGCGGACCTGCTCCACGGCTCGGGGGTGGACCTCCCACTGCCGCACCAGCAGTGGCACGGCGTGACCACCTGGTGGTTCACCGCCGACGAGGCGCCCAGTGGGTCGACGGCCCTGCGGCTGGACGCGCGGCCCCATCGCGGCCCGGTGGCGGCGACGGCCGTGGTGACCAACGTGTCCCCGGCCTACTCGGCGGACGGGCGGCCGCTCATCGCGGCGCTGGTGCTGCACCGCAACGGCCACCCGGAGGGGCAGGAGGCGGCCGTGCGGGTGCACCTGTCCGAGCTGTGGGGGACGCCGGCTTTCGGCTGGGAGGTGGTGGCCCGGCAGGACCAGGCCCACGGGGTGCCGGTGCGTCCCGCGGCGAGCGCGGGGCTGCCCGGTGCCGATGCTCCGCCCGGACTGTTCCTGGCCGGCGACCACCTGGACCCCGGGATCACCGGTGCCATGGAGTCCGGTGTCCGGGCCGCGGCCGACGCCCTGCGCGCCCGGTGAGGTGTGAGCCACCCGGCCCACTGCGGGCCGGGTGGTGAGGTGGGAGGCTGGGGGCATGGACGTCGACGTGATCGTCATCGGGGCGGGACTGGCCGGACTGACCGCAGCACGACACCTGGAGGCCGCCGGGCAGCGGGTGCAGGTGCTGGAGGCAGGCGCGGAGGTGGGCGGACGCGTCGCCACCGACCGCGTGGACGGCTTCCTGTGCGACCGCGGGTTCCAGGTGCTGAACCCTGCCTATCCGCGGGTCCGCCGGGAGGTCGACCTCGACGCGCTCGACCTGCAGACCTTCACCCCCGGGGTGGACCTGGTGAGCCCCGAGGGGGTGGCGCGCCTGGCCGACCCGGTCCGCTCCCCGGGTGACCTCCCCGCGACCCTCCGCTCCGGCATCGTCCCCACCGACGCCACCGCACTGCGTCAGCTCACGGGCCTTGCCCGGTGGGTGCTGCCCGCGCTGGCGTCCCCGGGCGGCCAGAGCGAGGTGCCGTGGGGCGAGCGCCTCGATGCGGTGGGCGCCGGCGGCCTCGGCCGGCGCGCGCTCGAGCGCTTCCTGGCCGGTGTGCTGTTGGAAGAGGACGGCTCCACGAGTGCTCCTGCCGTGGCGCAGCTGCTGCGGTGGTTCCTCCTTGGCACCCCGGGCCTGCCCGCGGCGGGGATGGGGGCGTTGCCCGCCCAGCTGGCCGGTGGCCTGCGGCAACCCGTGGCCCTGGGACAGGCGGCGCACCGGGTGGTGGCACGCGACGGCGCGCTGGCCGTGGAGACCGCCGATGGCACGCACGTCGCCCGCCAGGTGGTCGTCACCGTGGCGCCGCAGCAGGTGCAGGGACTGCTCGGCCCGGACGGCCCCGTCCTGCCGGTGGCCCGCATGAAGGGCGTGACCACGTGGTGGTTCACCGCCCCCGAGCCGCCCACCGCCGACCCAGTGTTGCGCGTCGACGGAACGGCGCGGCGCGGCCCCGTCGTCAACACGGCCGTCGTCACCGCTGCCGCGCCCAGCTACAGCGCGACGGGGGCTCCCCTCATGGAGGCCAGCGTGCTGCACCGCGGCGAGGGGCCGGTCGACGAGGCGGGAGTCCGCGAGCACCTGTCGGTGCTGTGGGGCCGGCCCGTCGACGGCTGGGAGGTGGTGACGCGCCACGACGTGCCCGACGCCCTGCCCGATGCGGCCCCCGGGGCGGGCACCCCACGCGACCCGGCCCTCGGTGGTGGGCTGTTCCTGGGTGGTGACCACTGGGGAGGGGCCTCCATCCAGGGCGCGATGCAGTCCGGCGCCCGCGCGGCGGAGGCGGCGCTGCGGGCGTAGCGCGGCGGCGGTGGGCACCCGCGCGGCGGCGGTGGGCACCCGCGCGGCGGCGGTGGGCACCCGCGCGGCGGAGGCGGCAGGGCTGCGCGGTGCGGCGGCCCGGGCACAGGGGTGTAGCACCATGGACCCGACACCCTGCCGCCACCGGCGGCCCCCGAACACGAACACCCGAGCGCCAGGAGCACCCATGACCCAGATCGAGCCGGCCTATCTCTACGACGCGGTGCGCACCCCCTTCGGCAAGTTCGGCGGCGCCTTGGCCGGGGTGCGCCCCGACGACCTCGCGGCCACCGTGGTGCGCGAGATCGTGGCGCGGCAGCCGGGGCTGGACGCTGCCCGCATCGACGACGTGGTCTTCGGCCTCGCGAACGGCGCCGGGGAGGACAACCGCAACGTGGCGCGCATGGCGACGCTCCTGGCCGGGCTGCCCGTGACGGTGCCGGGGACCACCGTGAACCGGCTGTGCGGGTCGTCGCTGGATGCGACGATCATGGCGAGTCGCAGCATCGAGACCGGGGACGCCGACCTGGTGCTGGTGGGCGGGGTGGAGTCCATGAGCCGCGCCCCCTGGGTCATGACCAAGCCCGAGAAGCCTTATGCAGCAGGCAATTCCACGATGCACTCGACCACCCTCGGCTGGCGGCTGGTGAACCCGCAGATGCCCGACGAGTGGACCGTGAGCCTCGGCGAGGCCAACGAGCAGGTGGCGCTGGAGTACGGCATCGAGCGGGAGCGGATGGACGAGTTCGCCGCGCACTCGCACCGGTTGGCGGCGCAGGCGTGGGAGTCCGGTTTCTACGACGACCTGACCTGTGGCGTGCCCGGGGTCGATGCGGAGGACCTGGCGCGTGACGAGACGATCCGCCCCGGATCGACCCCGGAGAAGTTGGCGGGGCTGACCCCGAGCTTCCGTCCCGACGGGCGCATCACTGCCGGGAACGCCTCGCCGCTGACCGACGGCGCCTCCGCGGTGCTGATGGGGTCCGCGGCCGCCGCCGACTGGCTGGGCCGGGAGCCGCTGGTGCGGGTGGCGGGCCGGGCGGCACACGCCCTGGAGCCGCAGCGCTTCGGCGTCGCGCCGGTGGAGGCCGTGAACCGCGCGCTGGCCCGGGCCGGCATCGGGTGGGACCAGGTGGGGATGGTGGAGCTCAACGAGGCCTTCGCCGCCCAGTCGCTGGCCTGCCTGGACTCGTGGGAGGTGGACCCGGCGGTCGTGAACACGCGCGGCGGGGCGATCGCGATCGGGCACCCGCTGGGCGCCTCGGGCACGCGCCTGCTGGGGACGTTGGCCGCCGCGATGCAGGCCGACGGCGTGCGCTGGGGCGTGGCGTCGCTCTGTATCGGCGTGGGCCAGGCGCTGGCGGTGGTGCTGGAGAACGAGTCCGCCTGAGGAGACCCACCGCTCGCCAGCCCCCGGACCCTCGTGAGACACAGCGATGCTGAATGCCCACCTGCCGGGCGTTCCGCATCGCTGTCTCTGGGCGCAGCCCTCAGCGGTTGCCGGGCAGGGCCTGCTTCACGGCCCAGCGGGCCCCGGCCAGCACGGAGCGCACCGGCTGGCGGCGCACCGTCTCCCACTGCCCGTTCGGCAGCGCGTAGCGGAAGATCTTGCCCCACGCGCTGGCCAACTGCACCGGCAGCGGACCGGTCACGTAGTCGAAGCCGTACCGGTCGAAGATGTCCCGCATGTGCGGCGCCACCTCGGCGTACCGGTTGCTCGGCAGGTCCGGGAAGCAGTGGTGCTCGATCTGGTGGCTCAGGTTGCCGGTCATGATGTGCATCAGCGGCGAGCCGGAGATGTTCGCCGAACCCAACATCTGCCGCAGGTACCACTCACCACGGGTCTCGCCCACGGTCGAGGCACGGCTGAAGGTCTGCACCCCGTCGGGGAAGTGACCGCACAGGATCACGCCGTTGCTCCACAGGTTGCGGGCCAGGTTGGCCGTCCAGGTGGCCAACAGCGTGGACTTCCAGTTCGGCCCGCTCAGCGCCGGCGTCACCACGTAGTCCTTGCCCATCTGCTTGGCGACCTTCTTGCCCACGGCCACCAGGCCGGGGACGGCGGGCTTCCACGCCTTGAGCGGCTTGCCCTGGTACCGGCCAAGCTCCAGGTCGTACAGCGCGATGGAGTACTCGAAGGTCACCGCGTTGATGGCGTTCAGCACCGGCTGCCACACCATCCACGGCTTCCACGGCTGGTCCGGGTCCACCCGCGCGATGCCGAAGCCCAGGTCGTTGTCCCGCCCGATCACGTTCGTGTACGTGTGGTGCAGGTCGTTGTGCGAGTGCTTCCACGCCTCGGCGGGGGACGCGTGGTCCCACTCCCAGGTGGACGAGTGGATCTTCGGGTCCCGCATCCAGTCCCACTGGCCGTGGAGGATGTTGTGGCCGATCTCCATGTTCTCCAGGATCTTGGCCACGGTGAGCGCCCCGGTGCCCAGCACGAAGCCGGCCTTGGTGCGGCTGCCCACCATCAGCACCAGGCGACCGCCCAGGTCCAGCGCACGCTGGGTGGCGATCACGCGGCGGATGTACGCCGCATCACGGGCCCCGCGCGAGTCGATGACGCCCTGGCGCAGCGCGTCGAGCTCCCGCCCCAGCTCCTCGATCTGCTCGATCGTCAGGTGCGCGGCCGGGTCGTCGCCGCCGGATCGCTTCGGCTTCCAGTGGCGCTCGGGGTTCTCCGTGGACGTGATGCGGTTGACCCCGCGGCGGGTGTCGCGGCGGGTGCGGGCGAACTGCTTGTTCACGCGCATCGCGTCGCTGAACGCCTGCGGCTTCAGCCGGGAGCCGCCCAGTCCGGGGCGGGTCGTCGCGTTCTGCGTGCGTCGGATGGGAGTCGTCGTCATGCCGGTACCTCCAGGTGGCAGTCGCCTGCAGCCGTGGTGACGCAGGTCTGGACGAGGGTGGGGTCCTCGGGAGTTGCAAGGGTGAGCGAGCCGTCGCGCAGGTCGCGCACGGCTCCCTCGGTGAGGTTCAGGACGCAGGAGTGGCAGATGCCCATGCGGCACCCGCTCGGCAGGAGCAGCCCCGCCTCCTCCCCCGCATCGAGCAGGGTGGTCGAGCCGTCGGTCTCCACCTCGGTGGCCGCGCTCCCGGTGTCGAAGGTGGCCAGGCCACCCTCGCCGGGGGTGATCTCGACGGTGCGGAAGCGCTCGGTGAGCAGCTGGTCGCGCAGACCGGCCGCCTCCCAGAACTCCTCGGCCTCGTCGAGCATCGATGCGGGGCCGCAGGCCCAGACCGTGCGCTCGCGCCAGTCGGGCACCTCCTCGTCGAGGGAGTCCAGCGTGAAGCGGCCCTCGGTGGAGGTGTGGCGGGTGATGAGCGTGAGGCCGAACCGGTCGGCGATGCCGGGCAGCTCGTCGGCGAACAACCGCTCCTCGGGCGTGCGCGCGGACTGCACCACGACCACGTCCGGGGCGTCGGGGCCGTGCCAGCGGTGACCGCGCAGCAGGCCCATGATCGGCGTGATGCCGGACCCGGCGCCCAGGAAGAGGATCTTCCCGGGGCGCGGGTCGCTCATGGTGAACTCGCCGTCCGCGGCA encodes:
- a CDS encoding FAD-dependent oxidoreductase, coding for MTVRPGLTRVPLRTADADVIVVGAGVAGLAAAAQLTAAGRHVEVLEQDVTVGGRVGSSLVDGFTVDHGFHLVYPRPEGLAGLVGLEDLDLHPLLPGLDLLLGSDAHGSEVRTVADPRRAPGRLVSTLRAGLRAHDLHSAREVWSLLRWARAAEAAGDDLPWPQALAAGGLQGRPALVAERLLTAMLLEDPGGRSGGSGSADIGNGGRSGNSAAIGGSGGSAASDGRTARERLRAFLHAAPALPAHGMVALPVHLVGHLERPVHTGSRVDAVRRRGGSWVVVGDHGTWSAPQVVLATPAGVSADLLHGSGVDLPLPHQQWHGVTTWWFTADEAPSGSTALRLDARPHRGPVAATAVVTNVSPAYSADGRPLIAALVLHRNGHPEGQEAAVRVHLSELWGTPAFGWEVVARQDQAHGVPVRPAASAGLPGADAPPGLFLAGDHLDPGITGAMESGVRAAADALRAR
- a CDS encoding flavin monoamine oxidase family protein yields the protein MDVDVIVIGAGLAGLTAARHLEAAGQRVQVLEAGAEVGGRVATDRVDGFLCDRGFQVLNPAYPRVRREVDLDALDLQTFTPGVDLVSPEGVARLADPVRSPGDLPATLRSGIVPTDATALRQLTGLARWVLPALASPGGQSEVPWGERLDAVGAGGLGRRALERFLAGVLLEEDGSTSAPAVAQLLRWFLLGTPGLPAAGMGALPAQLAGGLRQPVALGQAAHRVVARDGALAVETADGTHVARQVVVTVAPQQVQGLLGPDGPVLPVARMKGVTTWWFTAPEPPTADPVLRVDGTARRGPVVNTAVVTAAAPSYSATGAPLMEASVLHRGEGPVDEAGVREHLSVLWGRPVDGWEVVTRHDVPDALPDAAPGAGTPRDPALGGGLFLGGDHWGGASIQGAMQSGARAAEAALRA
- a CDS encoding thiolase family protein → MTQIEPAYLYDAVRTPFGKFGGALAGVRPDDLAATVVREIVARQPGLDAARIDDVVFGLANGAGEDNRNVARMATLLAGLPVTVPGTTVNRLCGSSLDATIMASRSIETGDADLVLVGGVESMSRAPWVMTKPEKPYAAGNSTMHSTTLGWRLVNPQMPDEWTVSLGEANEQVALEYGIERERMDEFAAHSHRLAAQAWESGFYDDLTCGVPGVDAEDLARDETIRPGSTPEKLAGLTPSFRPDGRITAGNASPLTDGASAVLMGSAAAADWLGREPLVRVAGRAAHALEPQRFGVAPVEAVNRALARAGIGWDQVGMVELNEAFAAQSLACLDSWEVDPAVVNTRGGAIAIGHPLGASGTRLLGTLAAAMQADGVRWGVASLCIGVGQALAVVLENESA
- a CDS encoding fatty acid desaturase family protein yields the protein MTTTPIRRTQNATTRPGLGGSRLKPQAFSDAMRVNKQFARTRRDTRRGVNRITSTENPERHWKPKRSGGDDPAAHLTIEQIEELGRELDALRQGVIDSRGARDAAYIRRVIATQRALDLGGRLVLMVGSRTKAGFVLGTGALTVAKILENMEIGHNILHGQWDWMRDPKIHSSTWEWDHASPAEAWKHSHNDLHHTYTNVIGRDNDLGFGIARVDPDQPWKPWMVWQPVLNAINAVTFEYSIALYDLELGRYQGKPLKAWKPAVPGLVAVGKKVAKQMGKDYVVTPALSGPNWKSTLLATWTANLARNLWSNGVILCGHFPDGVQTFSRASTVGETRGEWYLRQMLGSANISGSPLMHIMTGNLSHQIEHHCFPDLPSNRYAEVAPHMRDIFDRYGFDYVTGPLPVQLASAWGKIFRYALPNGQWETVRRQPVRSVLAGARWAVKQALPGNR
- a CDS encoding ferredoxin reductase, producing MTISERRVTPRPGWVERLIEAAAVVTTPVVPHDYVDMVAPLQSRQVLLAKVERVRQETDRTVSLWLRPGVLWRSHQPGQYIRIGVDVDGVRHWRTYSLTSKPAPSGTPGEAGLLQITVTEVPDGMVSTQLVRHTKVGDLLHLDAADGEFTMSDPRPGKILFLGAGSGITPIMGLLRGHRWHGPDAPDVVVVQSARTPEERLFADELPGIADRFGLTLITRHTSTEGRFTLDSLDEEVPDWRERTVWACGPASMLDEAEEFWEAAGLRDQLLTERFRTVEITPGEGGLATFDTGSAATEVETDGSTTLLDAGEEAGLLLPSGCRMGICHSCVLNLTEGAVRDLRDGSLTLATPEDPTLVQTCVTTAAGDCHLEVPA